A window from Opisthocomus hoazin isolate bOpiHoa1 chromosome 29, bOpiHoa1.hap1, whole genome shotgun sequence encodes these proteins:
- the LOC142364816 gene encoding olfactory receptor 14J1-like yields the protein MSNSSSITEFLLLAFADTRELQLLHFWLFLGIYLAALLSNGLISTIIACDHRLHTPMYFFLLSLALLDMASISTTVPKAMANSLWDTRSISYLECAAQVFCFFFFMSAEYALLTVMAYDRYVAICKPLHYGTLLGSRACVHMAAAAWGSGFLNALMHTADTFSLPLCHGNAVDQFFCEVPQILKLSCSHAYLREVGLIVVTVCLDLGCFVFIVLSYVQIFRAVLRIPSEQGRHKAFSMCFPHLTIVLLFVSTALVVYLKPPSFSSQTPDLVMAVLYSVVPSAVNPIIYSMRNQNLKDALKKLIFSAVSQQH from the coding sequence atgtccaacagcagctccatcactgaaTTCCTTCTCCTGGCcttcgcagacacacgggagctgcagctcttgcacttctggctcttcttgggcatctacctggctgccctcctcagcaatggcctcatcagcaccatcatagcctgtgaccaccgcctccacacccccatgtacttcttcctcctcagcctcGCCCTCCTCGACAtggcctccatctccaccactgtcccaaAAGCCATGGCCAACTCCCTCTGGGACACCAGAAGCATCTCCTATTTGGAATGCGCTGCacaggttttttgctttttcttcttcatgtctgCTGAGTATGCTCTCCtcaccgtcatggcctatgaccgctatgttgccatctgcaaacccctgcactatgggaccctcctgggcagcagagcttgtgtccacatggcagcagctgcctggggcagtggattTCTCAATGCTCTCATGCACACTGCTGATACCTTTTCACTACCCCTctgccacggcaatgctgtggaccagttcttttGTGAagtcccccagatcctcaagctctcctgctcacatgcctATCTCAGGGAAGTTGGACTTATTGTGGTTACTGTCTGCTTagatttggggtgttttgttttcattgtgctgtcctatgtgcagatcttcagggctgtgctgaggatcccctctgagcaaggacggcacaaagccttttccatgtgcttCCCTCACCTGACCATAGTCCTCCTCTTTGTCAGCACTGCCCTGGTTGTCTACTTGAAGCCCCCCTCGTTCTCCTCGCAGACCCCAGATCTGGTGATGGCAGTTCTCTACTCAGTGGTGCCATCAGCTGTGAATCCCATCATCTACAGTATGAGGAACCAGAACCTCAAAGACGCACTGAAGAAGCTGATTTTTTCAGCTGTCTCTCAGCAGCATTAA